Within Diabrotica virgifera virgifera chromosome 7, PGI_DIABVI_V3a, the genomic segment ccctatgcggggtcggcttccctaattgcatttctccacacaattctgtcttgggtcatatcaatgttaatcccctttaccaacatgtcctgccttatcgcctccccccaggtcttctttggtcttcctctcctactccttccaggaatctgcacttcagctattcttcgtattgggtgattaacgtctcgacgttgaacatgaccgaaccatcttaacctatgctctctcattttggcatcaattggtgccacacctagacttcccctaatatactcatttctaattttatccttctttgtcactccactcatccatctaagcattctcatttccgccacatgcattcgttgttcctctttctttttcactgcccaacattcagttccgtacatcatagccggtcttatggctgttttatagaattttcccttcagcttcattggaatttttctgtcacacaacacaccactcgcttctttccacttcatccatccagccctaattctaccgcatgcatctccatctatttctccattactctgtaataccgatcctaggtacttaaaactattgcttttcacaatcatttcaccatccaaagataccattttatttgtagtagctccatctttaaatgaacattccaaatactctgtttttgtcctactaagttttaaacctttttcctccagagcttgtctccactgttccagtttttgttctaagtctctttcactatttcctactaacacgacatcatcagcatacattaagcaccatggaatgttaccctgtagtttcgctgttatctggtccaaaactaatgagaataaatacggactaagcacagagccttggtgcaatcctactttcacatgaaatttatcagtctctcccacacctgtcctaacactagtcgttactccctcatacatatccctcacaatctttacatattcaccagggactcctttcttattgagtgcccaccacagaatctctcgaggaactctatcatatgctttctcaagatcaatgaataccatatgagcgtttgtttctttactcctgtatttttccatcaactgccttataatgaaaattgcatctgttgttgatctaccctgcataaagccaaattgattctcggatatttcggtctcttcacgtatccgtctgtcaactactctttcccatattttcatggtgtggttaagcagttttatagccctgtagtttgtacattgttgtatatctcccttgtttttgtaaacaggtacgagtatactgcttctccattcgtctggcatttgtccgacttccataattctattaaatagacctgctagccaccttgttcctgtctctcccaatgctctccatacttccccaggaatatcatctggtcctaccgcttttcctttctttattttttgaagcgcttgagccacttcctcgttggttattttggtgaccattgctgctactgtctccgttgactctacaggctgtctgtcaaattcttcatttaataagctgtcaaagtactttctccatctctttttgacttccctttcgtgaactagtattttattattttcatctcggatacatctaatctgattaaaatcttttgctttccttgctctctgtttggctattttatatatcttcgtttcgccttccctggtatcaagttgatcatataggtttgaatacgcttctgctttggcttttgctactgctactttcgcttcctttttcgccaccatatagttttgaagatctgtgtcggatctggtttcttgccactttttatataattttctcttctcttttatttttccttgtacttcgtttgaccaccaccaagtctctttatcctcaaacttttttcctgacgttttcccaagtatttcaatagcagtctctctaatactactggccatttttctccaaattgtattagggcttcctttcatgttccaacatattttttctactattcttctcctgaatagaccttctttctcatctttcagcagccaccatttgattttttgtggtcctctacgatatttttgtttagtttcgctttttacttcgatgtccagaacaagcagcttatgttgttggcttactgtctcactcactattaccttgcagtccttgcattcacgtatgtcttcttttcttatcatgaagtagtctatttgggattgatgttgtccacttttgtaggtaataagttgagtttctctctttttaaagaatgtgttaacaatcgccatatccaatgctgttgctaattcaagcatgtcatctccagcttcatttctagttccaaagcctaatcccccatgtattgtttcatatcctgtcttggtttggcccacatgtgcattgaaatcacctcctattataactttctcctctgctggaatatcactcagtacgtctcctaattgatcatagaaagctcttctttcattctcacccagacctgtttggggagcatacacacaaacaacattcaatacctctttatcaattacaaatttcactgacatcattctatcactcgttcttacaacttctactacgttacctttcatttcactatcagcaattataccaactccatttctagtgttactactccctacataccacaatttgtatccttcacctagttctttcgccctttgtcctttccacctagtttcttgaatacaagcaatttgaactcttcttcgtttgagcgcatccactaactccagactcttacctgtaagactaccaagattccaagaccctatcctgatttttctaacctgcaatggtgttccccctgagatagtcctcacccggagatccgaacggaggctcattttacttccggaacattttacctcaggagatgccatcatttcagtataaatttttactgcgtttggagaaggtcttttcattattatggcctgaaaagatttttggatatttgatgcctgaatgccttttctatcagcaccataccctgccctgcacgtttagccaatacaccaccaatgcaaccaaagtgcagtattacccaacacccgcctgcatttttctgtataggccaggatccctactgtaaggactgccctataagccaatgtattgttgcccgtatcccgccgctaggaggcacatactttggttatttcgggaTACCAGCAGACTACAACGAAACAAAAAATGGTTGTAACTATTAAATTAAAACTGCAACTCACAATGTTTTTAATAGCTATATGGACGGtaacaatgaaaaaatttctTAAGGATATATTTGAAGTAAGGTTTGACTTATTGACCATTCCAGCAATAAAACTGCTTATTTCACAGTATATACTACATACTCAAAAGTATGTCAGGAGCAACAAAGTGCaaactttataaaacaataaCAATATGCGCAGTGCTCACATATGGATCGAAACATGGGCAATAATGACTCAAGATGAAGAGTCACTACGAATCTTTGAAAGAACAGTACTGAGGACCATACATGACAGAGTTAACAAATGTGGAGAAGGCAATATAATTTCGAACTATAGACTTTGTGGTAATGCAGATATCGTGAAAGCTATCAAAATTAACTGCCAAGGAAAGGTGGGCCACATTATGTGGATGGATGAAAGTGATCTTTCTAAAATAACTATGCTAAATAGCGCAGCCAGAAGAAAAAGACAGACAGTGAACAGGGAAAGATGGAAGCATGTTTTGAGGCTGACCAACTGATAATGATAATATACTCAAAAGTggaaaaaataaacacaaactATAGAACTTTCTTTAATTGTTCACCATCATAAATAATGCCTAGCCTCAAATTGTACTTTAACACTTCTGGTGTAGAATATCTTTTAAATTTCATATACAGTTTATTAGTAACAGAAAACGGTATGTCTTCACTTGGAACAATATCCGAAACAGGCATTTCTACATCTTTTCTCCAACCCCAAAAATCGACATACGCTATTTTGGCTACATCTCGTTCTTCATCATAATATATAAATCCTATAAACTTGGATGTTACATGACCTGCTCCGTAAAGTGAAATGCATCCAGTAATGCCTGAAAATAAAGTACTTTAATGCAACATTTTTAAGGTTGATTCGGACAGTCATGGTATGATCAGATCAAAGTCAAGTCAAGGGGCAAACCATTCACACTCACACAGTCAGGGCTGGTGATCATCAGTCTACTTTAGAATTCAGGGCAATCAAGATGCTAGATTATAGAGTCCTTAGTATTGTAATGAATGAACTCCATCCTTTTGAGATAATTTGAACAAACCATATAACAACAATATATGCATGGCAATTAAGGGGTCATATACGTTTCTCGGcttcaaaaaatcgattttcttattttaaaagGTACATCTCTTAGAAACATTTTAAGACCAGAATGAGTTCGATATTCAAATTATTGacgaagtttaaaaaaaaaataaaacttgcaaaactttaaacgcgtttttcttgAAATAGCATTTTTCATAACGGTGGGCATGATGCTTAACCGTTTGTCCAATTAACTtcatttttggcatacatattctAAATTAGATTCACTATCGTGTGACGAGagcttttttgattaaatttaaccattttcgaatagcaataaaaaaatagaaaatttttttggtgaaaattacGACTTTTTTAAATTTCGACCATTtccgtaatttttttttcttaaattcctCTCGTCATACGAGAACTATGACTctaaaaaatgataatttttgtTTCAGATAAATATTACGAGCTCAATCATGCCCACCGTTTAACCTGAAAAAAAacacattctacgccactggatgCAGCTgccatgtttttaattattttttgacttttaacatatatgttttggcctaggtagatactacctaggccaaatcctgaaacttgacaaagaaaaccaaagtgcggaaattaataggagagcaagactagcatgggcaggatttggaaaacttggttggatacttaagaaccgcaaaatacctcaatatttgagggccaaagtgttcaaccagtgcatccttcctatcatgacatatgggtgtcaaacctggaccctaaccaaggcaaatatgaataaactagctacaatagaaagagctatggaaagagcaatgttaggtatacgactgtcagataaaaagaggagcgactgggtaagatcaaaaacaaaagtcggggacataacaacaaaagttgccaaacttaaatggagctttgcaggccacactgttagacaaaaagaccaacgttggaatgccacgatacaacattggagaccttaccaaagtaaacgaccgagaggaagaccacagatgagatgggttgatgatattaaaagagtagccggaacaaattggaaatatgttgctcaggatagagaccgatggaaggagttgggagaggcctatgtccaaacgtggacgatagaaggctaagaagaacaTATATGTTTTATGCTCCTTAAGAGTTCacctttaaaataaaaaaaaatgaaatcaattaGCCCAATAGTTTTCGTACAATTTATCATTACATTTAGACTACTTTTTAAGCTCGAGAAACGTATATGACCCCTTAATCTTTtataggattaaaaaaaatgtgaaccatcaacctgtatgactgcaaaatttcaaatctgtatttattttgatagccaatatataggggtgtcttcatcttaaatgcgacataCTGTGTAGATAGTGctgaataataataattacttctATAATACTGAACATAATTTCTTGTGGCATGTGAATAAACTAGGGTTGCCTGTATAAAATGgatgcaataaataaatcataatCTTTCTTCATGAACGCACTCAATTAATTTTTAGTCttccatttttaacaaaaatgacAAGAATATGGTAGACACAACTGAAAACAGTCGACTGATTGACTGTGTCATATTCACACCACCACCAGAAGTCTGGTCCGGTCAAGATCAAGTCACAGTTTTGATCAATGGCAGAGCAAACGGACAGGCAGTGACTGTACTGTGTCCATGCGTGGGAAAACCACAGAACCGATCTTGACTATACCATCTCTGACATGACTGTTGGTCTGAATCAACCTTATTTATATACACAACAAACCTATTATCGAAATGACTTGAAAAGTTTCTGTACTAATCAAGTTCATTAAATTCAACGCAAATGAAGTAGGTATTGTGATTCCTGTTAAAACTGTTTGGTAAAACTTTACCCTATTGATAACtgaaaagtattttataaaaggaAGTCTATATACAGTATTAAAATTCGATTTGCTGGATTGAGTATTATTTTGATCACTACTGAACAGGCGTACGTTTTGGTTGATTAGCCTATTATTCGAAATATTGCTTGATATAAGACATGCTGTCGATATTTCTTTAGAAATTGTTGGTTTAAATGTCtgtaatgtttttaataatttaaacattttaaaattataaggTTATTCAACAATGAAAAGAGGTTATGTTATGACTTATGACGTGTCTTCTTTTTTAGTGTAtccacgaaaaaaattattttttatataaaatatgcaaaaatagaCCTCTCGTGCCATGGCCGACTTGTATTAGATGTGGCAACATTGTCAAATAGAAGGCCTAATCACAGCATAGACACAAATGTTGTTTTTTATGCTGTGGCCCAGAGATATtccatataggtctggatcccgcgtatgaaaaaaaagttgattaatagcaagctgaaaatttgttaatagcttagggGTGTCTAgccggataaactttgatatatgggaacactggaacaggggcagttttaattgtgaaacggattaaaaatttggaacggtcagaccacgaaaatggcacatttattttgtccgacagaatagacttaaactctccgaacagagattaaactctcatgcaaaaatcagactgctatttatcacctgtcataattcctgtcatttgacatattctacatgttccatcatagagttatatattagcatagagagagtatcattcagagcgaagtgacgacaccatcttttttatttggattagtgctgtttcactcttacgcatagtaacgCTGCTACACTTGTCCTCCTCTTATGTGCCTatttcacactgaatgtcatcatagattttcgatacaatgtgttagaaagagatgcagcaaaccagtccatgagatcttgtcgtcaggaagcgcggaaggtaggctccctctatgttaatatatacctctatggttccactcatagagttatatattagcatagagagagtgtcattcagagcgaagtgacgacaccatcttttttatttggattagtgctgtttcactcttacgcatagtaaagctgctacagttgtcctcctcttccgtgcctatattcacactgaatgtcatcatagattttcgatacaatgtgttagaaagagatgcagcaaaccagtccatgagatcttgtcgtcaggaagcgcggaaggtaggcctccctctatgttaatatatacctctatggttcCACTCAtgaaaacgcccatttggtgataaatatcagtctgatttttgcatgagagtttaatctctgttcggagagtttaagtctattctgtcggacaaaataaatgtgccgttttcgtggtcagaccgttccaaatttttaacctgttccacaattaaaactgcccctgttccagggttcccatatatcaaagtttatccgactagaaaCCCTTAATctatcaacaaattttcagcttgctattaatcaacttttttttcatacgcgggatccagacctaatattatCACTGCTGTCTGTGACCTAATTAGAAATATCCGCTGCGAGCTtataagagcgtaggcgcaaaatttcgggccaatgctttttaaatgccttcatttttttcgaatcctgaaaaaacttgttaggtatttttgaaaaatttaaacacagaatgaaagattacgtgaTCTTGTACATAggtattaccgagggccgaaagtgcctgaaaacttctataatgtttattttgataAGTTACAGGAGTAAAAAAAACCAGAAAATTGagcgtgatttttaatttcaaatatctgtttcaaaaaaccttttgtttattctaggaAAATTTCGGCCGTAGCaaataatgtaatctttgttATTAGCCTTAAATCTCTTTCGTATAGAGCccaggtttttattttttagaatttccacGAGTCGATCATGTTtcactttatcaaacgctttattgtagtctataaagcagacgtaaaggttaacatccaaacatctcggtgtcagcacgttgaaggagaataatgcgtCTCCgatacccataccattgcggaacccatattcaGTGTCACTATTAATATTCAGCTCCAGTTTAGAGCGTATTCTGGCGTTgataattttcaatattatttcaaCTTCAATATTAGCGTCGTTCCTGTCAAATTCTGCAAGTTTCGTTGTTTCCCTGCTTGTATTAGGGCTTTAGTTTTATCTACGTTGACGAATCTCTTTCGCATTTTCTTCAAGCTCCACATACAGTTCTGTGATGCCCATCTCGATGTTTAATTAGACCTTTAGTTATCTGGAAGGGATCTGTCAGTTGCTTTTGAATTTATACTTGCGCTTCTGTATGAGTTATAGTGGCTTAAACGAACTTTACCAATTTCCTTGGTATACCAAATTTTTgcataattaaatatattttatttccatttatGTTATCATAGGCTTGTCGAAAATCTAGAAAGATTTGGTCTATGTCGTGCTCCCAAGCTTTAGCTAATATTTGTTTTACGTTGAATAGTTGGTCAATAGTAGACCGTCCTGATATTCTCCTATGATTTGTTCTGTTAAGTGACTTAATCTCCTGTTTATGATCCACGTAAACCCCTTATAACTCACACGGAGTAAGGATATGCCTCTTTAATTTTTATAGCTGAGTTTGTCTCCGTTCTTGAGGATTTGGCATATCGTCGGCCTCATATGAAAAGTGCCAAGTCCCAAAAtaagcaaaaatgagatttttgcgcCATCTGATTAATATTTATGGTACGCATGCATAGCAAGACAAAAAAGTTCCAAAAagttaatagatgtcgctagaaCCACAAACAAGAATTTTAACCAACTCCACAGCGTTGGGTGAATCCATTGATATAAAAACACCCAGGATAGAACCTATGAGCAAAATTCTGGCGTCCAAAGTAGCTGATAAAAAGTAGCTAATAACTTGACATAACAATGGCCGACTCTTGCGTTTCCGGAATAATTTCTTGATTTACCAACAGGAATGCATTAAATTATTGACTTAATATTTCCTTAATACATAATTTTACCTGTTTTACAAtgtattttacattaaaatatgtcaccaaataaaatatttattatttattaaccaCAAAAACACCTGTCAACACCAACTTCACGTCAGAAATTGTAAACAGTATGTGACGTCAGTTCCGTCGCAgatcagggcccggattacgtacactcgatacgcatcgtatccgccatgttttaccgtagcgccttatgggaaaacatggcggatacgattcgtatcgagtgttcgtaatccgggcccagatgCATGTAAAATTATACACAGTTAGACCGCTTGGGTGAATCACATGAAACTTGCCAAAGTCCGTCATTGTCATTGAGGTTAGATATACTTTTGCTGCGCTGTTGTGTTATATCttcaagaaaagtattataagctAACATATCTTCATGGAAATAGTGTAAACTTATTGAAGGTAAGTTCAATTTGATcatattattatagtttttgtGTTAACTACATTTAAGTAGCATTATTATCCTTAAAACCCCACATTTGTTTTTCTTGTGGGACTTCAgcatttttcagtttatttttgGCGACTTTTTATGGAGTTACGCACATTTCTTCATGATTTTCGTTATTAAATGTGCCTTACTCCAAAATTTTtccttatttcaaaaataaaaattgcctaactccattttttaagtaataatattttaaaaatatatctatCTTTATGAGAAGGCTGACGGACACTATTCTAAGTAACTGTATTCTAAGTCAAAAATCATTCTTTAAATCAGTTTTTttcgtctcctgtaaaatttgttaatttggACTTATGCACTTTTCATATGAGACCGACGATATATTGCTTTTTTCCAGTCTCTTGGAATTTCTTCTGTATTCCACACTCTGTTATCAGTTCATGGAATCTATCTACCGGTGTGTGTCCTCCAATTTTGAGAATTTCAGCTGGTATGTTGTAAATCCCTggggctttgttatttttcagTGCTCTAATGGCATTCTTCTTTGTTTCTCCGAAGAAAATTCTCGAAATAAAAGATCAGTATTCAGTCTTACACTTTCTTTTCCGTTCAGTACCAttcctcttcttcttttacttcttggaggTCCTTTGATCTatttaattctgaagctgcctctggttaatttcctgggaggtcGATTGTCAACTATACCTCCATTttttaggtggtcttccgggGGTTCTTGAACCGGGAGGGTTGTTTTCTAGGGCGATTTTTGGGAGCCAAGTACCATTCCAACATGAATAAAtgctttttttgtttatttattaaacaatttGAGTATAAATTCAATTATGTACAATTGTAAGATACAATAGGCAACATTTTAGGTAACAATTACAAGATTGAACCGATCAAACAAAATCGTACCATACAAGTAACTGCGAAAGGGCGTATGCGAAAAATTTctcgccaatgtgttttaaatgcatttatttttttcgaaccttgagaaaactaataagtagtcttgaaaaaattaaaagcagaatgaaagattgcattattaccgagggccgaaagtcactgaaaacttctatgtttattttagtaagttacaggggtgggaaaaagagaaaatttagtatcatttttaatttcaaataatgcaaagaaactttttggttattctaagggactttcggccctcggtaaaatgtaatatttcattctgcgtttaaatttttcaaaaatactagttttctcaggatgcgaaaaaaatgaatgcatttaaaacacactgGCGTGAatttttgcgcctacgcccttaagaCTAAAGGaattatgtataaaatttacagtatAGGAGGTAGATGCAGAGTCGGTTTGGCGTAGAAAATTTTTGACAGCTTTCTCAAAGATGGTTGCTCGTTTACACGAACAAATACCAAAGTTCAACGCTAAAGAAGTATATAAAAGTTTATTTCATCATTCTTAAATTAGTTCCCAAAAGGTTTTGTGGAGTAGCTACTTAGAAGTTGCCCCAAAACGTTATTAATAAAGTAAAGGGCTGCCAGCAGCTAGTCTTTAAACAGTGAAATTCTATCAACAAAGGATCTACCTGTTTAACGGAATGATcctttgtttatttaaatattcaTTTCCATCAACAGTACCCCGCTGAACTGAATATTAATAACTCTCTTAGTTTGCTGGCAGCACTATAACATAGCAATGGCCTACTAATTAATCCGGCCATATTGATATACGAGCTGTCATGCCCCCCACCAAATAGACTCTAACCCtacttttaaataaatttaaaatgctTTCTTGCACTAGGGTGACTTTTTATATGCTTCATCTAAAATTTCACAGAAAAAATTACTCTGAATTAATTTTAATacaaaattatgaaatagaacttattatagacggagaggcagcgctgaaaaatctctttgaatttactaaagctaaatttttcacagttgattactgtgattgtgtagagaaacatactgcggtcggtcaagcgaaacgatGAACAGGGgctactgagagggtatcaaagttgctttcctacgaaggtaattaaatccatttactaaggctgaaaatcagtacacacattctaaattgaatataaataaaagttattatagtcggtcagctgcatgacgggacagagccgtcGGTCAGGGTTATTCAGTATATTCTggcccccttgtaaactgctttatttacagaattagaaaaaaatgtaaaatacaaaagttattcgtttttttaattatgattttttgacatatatatcgtactagtgacgtcatccatctggcgtgatgacgtaatcgactatttttttaaatgagaatagggatcgtgtgctagctcatttgaaaggttattcaattttctatacagtactataaacattaagatcattatttatatagggtgtccaaaattttttcttaattattaattaaacaattaatttaattaacttttttttttggaaaccctgtataattaatcatgttattgtttatataactgaatagagaattgaataacctttcaaatga encodes:
- the LOC126887775 gene encoding transmembrane protein 186; amino-acid sequence: MFKLLKTLQTFKPTISKEISTACLISSNISNNRLINQNVRLFSSDQNNTQSSKSNFNTVYRLPFIKYFSVINRVKFYQTVLTGITIPTSFALNLMNLISTETFQVISIIGITGCISLYGAGHVTSKFIGFIYYDEERDVAKIAYVDFWGWRKDVEMPVSDIVPSEDIPFSVTNKLYMKFKRYSTPEVLKYNLRLGIIYDGEQLKKVL